Proteins encoded within one genomic window of Humulus lupulus chromosome 1, drHumLupu1.1, whole genome shotgun sequence:
- the LOC133788456 gene encoding 26S proteasome non-ATPase regulatory subunit 4 homolog isoform X2 produces MVLEATMICIDNSEWMRNGDFSPSRFQAQTDAVNLICGAKTQSNPENTVGILTMAGKGVRVLATPTSDLGKILACMHGLEVGGEMNIAAGIQIAQLALKHRQNKNQQQRIIVFAGSPVKYDKKVLEMIGKKLKKNSVALDIVDFGEEDEGKPEKLEALLSAVNNNETSHIVHVSPGANALSDVLISTPVFTGDGDGGSGFAAAAAAVAGGASGFEFGVDPNLEPELALALRVSMEEERARQEAAAKRAAAKRAADEAARQEKGEESSSKAEDETMEDQVNAPVPEENKKTTDDMALAMAMGISGSGHVINDAEMVDATGEDPDLALALQMSMQEGTQSETSKVLEDQSFVSSILANLPGVDPNDPAVKDLLASMQNQSEQKKEDEPPNENK; encoded by the exons ATGGTTCTCGAG GCGACTATGATTTGCATCGACAATTCAGAGTGGATGCGAAACGGTGATTTTTCTCCTTCTCGATTCCAAGCCCAAACCGATGCTGTTAATCTCATTTGTGGTGCCAAAACCCAG TCAAATCCGGAGAATACTGTGGGAATTTTGACAATGGCGGGAAAAGGGGTTCGCGTATTGGCCACTCCCACTAGTGATCTCGGCAAGATTTTGGCTTGCATGCATG GTCTTGAGGTGGGTGGGGAGATGAACATAGCTGCTGGAATCCAGATAGCTCAGTTGGCCCTTAAACATCGCCAAAACAAAAATCAGCAACAAAGGATTATAGTTTTTGCTGGAAG TCCTGTTAAGTATGACAAGAAGGTACTGGAGATGATTGGGAAGAAACTAAAAAAGAATAGTGTTGCTCTTGATATTGTTGATTTTGGTGAAGAAGATGAAGGGAAGCCAGAGAAGTTGGAGGCCCTCCTTTCTGCTGTTAATAATAATGAAACGAGTCATATAGTTCACGTTTCTCCCGGTGCAAATGCTCTCTCAGATGTGCTTATTag TACACCTGTATTCACTGGGGATGGAGATGGAGGAAGTGGCTTTGCAGCAGCTGCCGCTGCAGTAGCTGGTGGTGCTTCTGGTTTTGAATTCGGTGTAGATCCCAATCTAGAACCTGAGCTGGCTCTGGCCCTCAGAGTTTCTATGGAAGAAGAAAGGGCAAGGCAAGAGGCTGCTGCAAAAAGGGCTGCTGCAAAAAGGGCTGCTGATGAAGCTGCAAGGCAAGAAAAAGGAGAGGAATCATCATCCAAAGCAGAAGATGAAACTATGGAAGATCAAGTCAATGCTCCAGTTCCTGAAGAGAATAAGAAAACTACTGATGACATG GCCCTTGCAATGGCAATGGGCATTTCTGGATCTGGTCATGTAATAAATGATGCTGAGATGGTAGACGCAACTGGTGAGGATCCGGATTTGGCCTTGG CTCTTCAAATGTCCATGCAAGAAGGTACTCAGTCAGAAACCAGCAAAGTTTTGGAGGATCAATCCTTTGTCTCATCTATCCTTGCAAAT CTTCCTGGGGTTGACCCGAATGATCCAGCAGTCAAAGATCTTCTTGCATCTATGCAAAATCAATCCGAG CAAAAGAAGGAAGATGAGCCCCCAAATGAGAACAAGTGA
- the LOC133788456 gene encoding 26S proteasome non-ATPase regulatory subunit 4 homolog isoform X1, with the protein MVLEATMICIDNSEWMRNGDFSPSRFQAQTDAVNLICGAKTQSNPENTVGILTMAGKGVRVLATPTSDLGKILACMHGLEVGGEMNIAAGIQIAQLALKHRQNKNQQQRIIVFAGSPVKYDKKVLEMIGKKLKKNSVALDIVDFGEEDEGKPEKLEALLSAVNNNETSHIVHVSPGANALSDVLISTPVFTGDGDGGSGFAAAAAAVAGGASGFEFGVDPNLEPELALALRVSMEEERARQEAAAKRAAAKRAADEAARQEKGEESSSKAEDETMEDQVNAPVPEENKKTTDDMALAMAMGISGSGHVINDAEMVDATGEDPDLALALQMSMQEGTQSETSKVLEDQSFVSSILANLPGVDPNDPAVKDLLASMQNQSESQQKKEDEPPNENK; encoded by the exons ATGGTTCTCGAG GCGACTATGATTTGCATCGACAATTCAGAGTGGATGCGAAACGGTGATTTTTCTCCTTCTCGATTCCAAGCCCAAACCGATGCTGTTAATCTCATTTGTGGTGCCAAAACCCAG TCAAATCCGGAGAATACTGTGGGAATTTTGACAATGGCGGGAAAAGGGGTTCGCGTATTGGCCACTCCCACTAGTGATCTCGGCAAGATTTTGGCTTGCATGCATG GTCTTGAGGTGGGTGGGGAGATGAACATAGCTGCTGGAATCCAGATAGCTCAGTTGGCCCTTAAACATCGCCAAAACAAAAATCAGCAACAAAGGATTATAGTTTTTGCTGGAAG TCCTGTTAAGTATGACAAGAAGGTACTGGAGATGATTGGGAAGAAACTAAAAAAGAATAGTGTTGCTCTTGATATTGTTGATTTTGGTGAAGAAGATGAAGGGAAGCCAGAGAAGTTGGAGGCCCTCCTTTCTGCTGTTAATAATAATGAAACGAGTCATATAGTTCACGTTTCTCCCGGTGCAAATGCTCTCTCAGATGTGCTTATTag TACACCTGTATTCACTGGGGATGGAGATGGAGGAAGTGGCTTTGCAGCAGCTGCCGCTGCAGTAGCTGGTGGTGCTTCTGGTTTTGAATTCGGTGTAGATCCCAATCTAGAACCTGAGCTGGCTCTGGCCCTCAGAGTTTCTATGGAAGAAGAAAGGGCAAGGCAAGAGGCTGCTGCAAAAAGGGCTGCTGCAAAAAGGGCTGCTGATGAAGCTGCAAGGCAAGAAAAAGGAGAGGAATCATCATCCAAAGCAGAAGATGAAACTATGGAAGATCAAGTCAATGCTCCAGTTCCTGAAGAGAATAAGAAAACTACTGATGACATG GCCCTTGCAATGGCAATGGGCATTTCTGGATCTGGTCATGTAATAAATGATGCTGAGATGGTAGACGCAACTGGTGAGGATCCGGATTTGGCCTTGG CTCTTCAAATGTCCATGCAAGAAGGTACTCAGTCAGAAACCAGCAAAGTTTTGGAGGATCAATCCTTTGTCTCATCTATCCTTGCAAAT CTTCCTGGGGTTGACCCGAATGATCCAGCAGTCAAAGATCTTCTTGCATCTATGCAAAATCAATCCGAG TCTCAGCAAAAGAAGGAAGATGAGCCCCCAAATGAGAACAAGTGA